From the genome of Cryptococcus neoformans var. neoformans B-3501A chromosome 1, whole genome shotgun sequence, one region includes:
- a CDS encoding hypothetical protein (Similar to gi|46098677|gb|EAK83910.1| hypothetical protein UM03012.1 [Ustilago maydis 521], FASTA scores: opt: 264, E(): 4.3e-08, (33.871% identity (54.122% similar) in 558 aa overlap (13-429:143-696)); HMMPfam hit to Vps36, Vacuolar protein sorting 36, score: 22.9, E(): 7.4e-13), giving the protein MRSSPKLTLTLGNPQSRDNDPAVESAGTWTCRVCGYVNERKGLGKSGKCGLCGVPYAQAVASPSVSATPSRAGTPNSSGFTPPSSTADDKEGESKVACPACTFLNSALLRNCEICTTPLPRLPQFNTIREKPEKQQVVRLSFRKGGDKEAYKKLSSVLGDKAWEREGRSSAQTTSSNGERSGAGIDGILQSIDLSAKAQDTHMQTAFADLEALMLRAGEMVRLAQSLNQKLSSQQQAGASSPTGSPQGQTTEEEATMIRTSLVQLGLATPALTKEMVKNERAYHEGLAKELGGLLTGRDGERGLMVGEGGRGVVALDEVWGLWMRARGVALLSPQALIDTLPYLPNYTSPSIHSLRLPSSLMVLHTPTFSTLSILSRTLSRLEPSFPNSDPFEKSFSLLEFASTESLPIGLAQEFVGLMESQAGLVRDDQAGQGDGGVRWYRDIISP; this is encoded by the exons ATGCGCAGCTCGCCCAAACTCACCCTCACGCTCGGAAATCCCCAGTCCAGAGACAATGATCCCGCAGTTGAAAGCGCTGGAACGTGGACCTGTCGGGTGTGTGGATATGTTAACgagagaaagggattgGGCAAATCGGGCAAGTGTGGGCTATGTGGTGTACCGTATGCTCAAGCTGTGGCATCACCCAGTGTATCGGCAACGCCCTCACGAGCTGGTACACCCAACTCATCCGGCTTTACTCCCCCATCGTCTACCGCCGATGACAAAGAGGGTGAATCAAAGGTCGCCTGTCCAGCTTGTACATTCCTTAATTCAGCATTGCTGCGAAACTGCGAAATTTGCACTACACCTCTCCCGCGGCTCCCTCAGTTTAATACCATAAGGGAAAAGCCAGAGAAGCAGCAAGTCGTGAGACTAAGCTTTCGTAAAGGAGGAGATAAAGAGGCATACAAAAAACTCTCGAGTGTCCTTGGAGACAAGGCCTGGGAACGTGAAGGACGCTCTAGTGCTCAAACTACGAGCTCTAACGGCGAGAGGTCAGGGGCTGGTATCG ATGGCATCCTTCAGTCGATTGATTTATCGGCCAAAGCCCAAGATACTCACATGCAAACAGCGTTCGCGGATCTTGAAGCACTCATGCTCCGTGCAGGAGAGATGGTTCGCCTAGCACAATCTCTCAATCAGAAGCTCTCATCGCAACAACAAGCCGGTGCCTCAAGTCCTACCGGTTCACCCCAAGGGCAGACtacggaggaagaggctaCTATGATTCGTACTTCGCTCGTGCAGCTTGGTCTTGCGACACCCGCTTTAACAAAAGAGATGGTCAAAAATGAGCGGGCTTACCATGAAGGGCTTGCAAAAGAGCTGGGAGGATTATTAACTGGCAGGGACGGGGAAAGAGGGTTAATGGTGGgcgagggaggaagaggggtcGTGGCATTAGATGAGGTTTGGGGGTTGTGGATGCGCGCCAGGGGCGTTG CATTGTTATCACCACAAGCTCTGATTGATACGTTACCTTACCTTCCTAACTATacctccccttccatccattcGCTTCGCCTCCCTTCGAGTCTCATGGTCTTACACACTCCGACATTTTCAACATTATCAATTCTATCTCGCACTCTCAGCCGTTTAGAACCTTCGTTCCCCAACAGCGATCCCTTTGAGAaatccttttcccttcttgaATTTGCTTCAACCGAATCCTTGCCTATAGGACTCGCCCAAGAATTTGTGGGACTCATGGAGTCACAAGCCGGCCTGGTCAGAGACGACCAAG
- a CDS encoding hypothetical protein (Similar to gi|46138985|ref|XP_391183.1| hypothetical protein FG11007.1 [Gibberella zeae PH-1], FASTA scores: opt: 850, E(): 1.4e-35, (45.489% identity (75.188% similar) in 266 aa overlap (180-442:187-449))) → MLATNLISLVLVLPTLALAGHNSPFNGHSPSRRHHHARAASFALTHASPTSNELLKRTYHDAIEHKMARKRAGKKFAKRGADGSQCRVKGQSYVPTGVSSTSAISSTAASSIASSPSPASTDAIASTSASAVTPDSSASASTSTSDESAPTSSALIDNQQNWVDATSSSEQAAATSASSSSPSSSSGTSVVSYAGLTPNGNKAGVSAGDSLPWVASKLGWWYDWSATPSGDCGSAVTVPMLWGGGIADATDASRLVAFEALSQSPSYIIGFEEPDCAAGSGSSGLDVATGIALWDSLIAPKGEAGTILVGPSMCKQAAESGWLGPFMEGVSRKPDIMNIHVNKNSAAGIQLDIDHYWNTYGLPIWVTEFACVDDSTDFVPCTDQDEINSFINTAVDIFETDSRIAGYAYSNGYGLSENWMMVKDGQLSESGQTYLAAISKYH, encoded by the exons ATGCTTGCCACcaatctcatctctctcgtcCTTGTTCTCCCCactcttgctcttgctggACACAACTCTCCCTTCAACGGCCACTCGCCCTCTCGTAGACATCACCACGCTCGCGCCGCATCTTTTGCACTCACGCATGCCTCTCCCACGTCCAACGAGCTTCTCAAGCGTACTTACCACGATGCCATCGAGCACAAGATGGCGAGGAAGCGAGCCGGCAAAAAGTTCGCTAAGCGAGGTGCGGACGGGTCCCAATGTCGAGTAAAGGGGCAGAGCTATGTCCCCACTGGTGTGAGCAGCACTTCTGCCATCTCGAGTACTGCTGCATCTTCCATCGCTAGTTCCCCCTCGCCAGCCAGCACGGATGCTATCGCCAGTACTTCCGCCTCGGCTGTGACCCCTGATTCCAGCGCTAGCGCTAGCACCAGCACAAGTGATGAAAGCGCTCCTACCTCCAGTGCATTGATTGACAACCAACAAAACTGGGTTGACGCCACGTCCTCGTCTGAACAAGCGGCTGCAACTTCGgcatcttcgtcctccccttcttctagCTCAGGAACGAGCGTCGTCAGTTATGCCGGCTTGACTCCCAACGGTAACAAGGCAGGTGTAAGTGCTGGTGATTCCCTGCCCTGGGTTGCGTCAAAGTTGGGTTGGTGGTATG ACTGGTCTGCCACTCCTTCTGGTGACTGCGGCAGTGCTGTGACGGTACCAATGCTCTGGGGTGGTGGTATCGCTGATGCCACCGACGCCTCTCGTCTTGTCGCATTCGAGGCCCTCAGCCAGAGTCCTTCGTATATCATTGGATTTGAGGAGCCCGATTGTGCTGCTGGGTCAGGCAGTTCTGGTCTCGACGTTGCCACTG GTATTGCGCTTTGGGACTCATTGATTGCGCCCAAGGGCGAGGCCGGCACTATTCTTGTCGGTCCCTCCATGTGCAAGCAAGCTGCTGAATCCGGCTGGCTTGGACCTTTCATGGAAGGCGTATCTAGGAAGCCGGATATCATGAACATCCATGTGAATAAGAACAGCGCCGCTGGGATCCAGCTTGACATT GATCATTACTGGAACACTTACGGTCTCCCTATCTGGGTGACAGAGTTTGCGTGTGTAGACGATTCCACCGACTTTGTCCCTTGTACCGATCAGGATGAGATCAACTCATTCATCAATACTGCCGTCGACATTTTTGAGACCGATTCCCGTATTGCCGGTTACGCTTACTC AAATGGGTACGGCCTCTCTGAGAATTGGATGATGGTCAAGGATGGCCAGTTATC CGAATCCGGCCAGACTTACCTTGCCGCTATTTCCAAATACCACTGA
- a CDS encoding hypothetical protein (Similar to gi|46097932|gb|EAK83165.1| hypothetical protein UM02110.1 [Ustilago maydis 521], FASTA scores: opt: 619, E(): 4.6e-34, (40.909% identity (70.661% similar) in 242 aa overlap (6-242:524-758)); HMMPfam hit to Methyltransf_6, Demethylmenaquinone methyltransferase, score: 26.9, E(): 6e-10): protein MTERQTFDSLEELSTCEISDALIKLGVQTGGYIPDLHLYSPSDGHKLKVVGPAFTVQMVAENVQRENEPPKSKEHFVDACPSGSVLVISAPFIRNAGCWGGLMSTAAKAKGIKGVIIKGGCRDLAEHRELGFPHRQVYANYHTTLGQKSFVRPSLLSVPVDMSPQYYSSPAIVSLYPPSFEYKITVKPGDIIVCDEDGCVAVPPALVEKVVEKGKEGRDVDENVRKDLEKGKGVKESMAKWRGEDKKGGGKL, encoded by the exons ATGACTGAAAGGCAAACGTTCGACTCGCTTGAAGAGCTCTCCACTTGCGAG ATATCAGATGCTCTTATAAAGCTAGGAGTGCAAACCGGAGGCTATATTCCAGACCTTCACCTCTACTCACCTTCCGATGGACACAAGCTCAAGGTGGTCGGCCCGGCATTCACAGTGCAG ATGGTAGCTGAAAATGTGCAAAGAGAAAATGAACCTCCCAAGAGCAAAGAGCATTTT GTAGATGCATGCCCAAGCGGCAGCGTACTTGTCATTTCCGCACCATTCA TCCGGAATGCAGGGTGTTGGGGCGGCCTTATGTCCACAGCTGCTAAAGCAAAAGGCATCAAGGGAGTAATCATCAAGGGAGGGTGTCGAGATTTGGCAGAACATAGGGAGCTGGGATTCCCT CATCGACAGGTGTATGCAAACTATCACACAACATTAGGCCAGAAATCTTTTGTTCGCCCTTCGCTCCTCTCTGTTCCAGTCGACATGTCGCCGCAGTACTATTCTTCTCCGGCCATTGTATCCCTCTACCCGCCCTCATTCGAGTATAAGATCACTGTAAAGCCTGGGGACATTATTGTTTGTGATGAAGACGGATGCGTCGCCGTGCCCCCGGCCTTGGTCGAAAAAGTTGtagaaaagggaaaagaaggaagggatgtCGACGAAAATGTGAGGAAAGACCtcgagaaaggaaagggagtGAAAGAGAGCATGGCCAAATGGCGAGGTGAAGATAAAAAGGGCGGGGGGAAATTGTAA
- a CDS encoding hypothetical protein (Match to ESTs gb|CF192470.1|CF192470, gb|CF194833.1|CF194833; Similar to gi|39584030|emb|CAE66436.1| Hypothetical protein CBG11707 [Caenorhabditis briggsae], FASTA scores: opt: 216, E(): 1.2e-09, (37.864% identity (74.757% similar) in 103 aa overlap (12-113:25-123))) translates to MSAGKKAQTQPPEDDYVLLESADGYTFVVSRKIACASGMLKSMLDEDAAFEESKNKTCRIQQRGVILAKVIEYLAYKVQWSECLAEEVNEDFSDRIDPYIALELLTAADFLDC, encoded by the exons ATGTCCGCCGGCAAGAAAGCTCAAACGCAGCCCCCAGAAGACGACTACGTCCTCCTTGAATCAGCCGACGGCTATACTTTTGTCGTCTCTCGAAAGATTGCTTGCGCAAGTGGCATGCTCAAAAGTATGCTTGACGAAGATG CCGCATTTGAAGAGTCGAAGAACAAGACGTGCAGAATTCAGCAGAG GGGTGTGATTCTTGCCAAAGTCATAGAATACCTTGCATACAAGGTACAATGGTCGGAATGTCTTGCCGAGGAGGTCAATGAAGACTTTTCAGACCGCATCGACCCTTATATTGCTCTAGAACT GCTTACAGCTGCTGATTTCCTTGACTGTTAA
- a CDS encoding hypothetical protein (Similar to gi|46101194|gb|EAK86427.1| hypothetical protein UM05494.1 [Ustilago maydis 521], FASTA scores: opt: 1916, E(): 1.2e-118, (39.926% identity (71.446% similar) in 809 aa overlap (28-814:3-797)); HMMPfam hit to Sec15, Exocyst complex subunit Sec15-like, score: 120.4, E(): 4.3e-33), with product MTITIATTPPTPHKAQNDTQTEAHIHNVRARTAAPAGTCLPALSQLTPQKINLDPTSSTTENLEALAPLIKSIQDTDSEQLYLRSLDNFVEEKEREIEEICQENYEDFVSSVSTFLTIRQGTVHLRRRIGELDGQMGDVGRALGEKKRALLEQKKVARNMDDAIETLQTCLRLLDLVHRIDEMVREGKYWGALRSLEDLLHLPPPSISQTPFYAHILSSLPSLRLSIKDAVTASTKTWLFDVRESSAKVGKLALEQMALRTRKWRMKREREGGVRLARVGGPLELVHNERVEFDALDNDEIKVDFKPLYHCIHIYEALGQKPELQRSYQEDRKTQATLILTSRLSTTPSTLVNTLPLLMQELVGFFIIEAHVLDTMPDFRTQRDVDELWDEMCRRIVEVMGQGLKGCSEPGVFLSSKTEVLLFVQTLEVYGYNITELNGLLITLFERYSELLLRKFGADFDQIVSDDDNQPMMVNDHEEFDQVAGVCWLAKGEAESLAMQGFPQPMPFSQTYPMCCINIRNFVDQFYQFTDGVAQQHLDVDEVLRRSLDGLLSDHVSKQIAKKLQTMLNLSQIAQVVINLEHFCTACNELESVLMNLRISASQRGGPIKLASGASFNSTLSAAQSRIDSIINSKLESFFELAEYNWMPVRPQSTVEEPSTYVFEMITFLTAYVDSVLIGLKEEFKTGAYRNALMRINRWLMDTLTGQEVVRLNESALASVLADVSFIETEIKRLGKSELDHVFDEVKHTINIILSDAVQAYMEPSIRSMSYPSVKPLSLAMILAKLSKAASSQGGQANMFKAARRRGEADEVARLAGK from the exons ATGACTATCACCATTGCTACTACTCCCCCAACACCACACAAGGCGCAAAATGATACGCAGACAGAGGCCCACATTCACAACGTCAGAGCTCGAACTGCAGCTCCAGCAGGTACGTGTCTTCCCGCTCTCAGTCAACTCACGCCCCAAAAGATCAACCTCGATCCCACATCATCCACAACAGAAAATCTCGAAGCTCTGGCCCCTCTTATCAAGTCAATACAAGATACGGACTCGGAGCAGCTGTACCTCAGAAGCCTGGACAATTttgtggaagagaaagaaagggaaattGAGGAAATATGTCAAGAGAATTATGAA GACTTTGTCTCTTCCGTATCTACCTTTCTCACAATCAGGCAAGGGACTGTGCATCTGAGGCGGCGAATTGGTGAGCTTGATGGCCAAATGGGCGATGTAGGAAGGGCGTTGGGCGAAAAG AAACGCGCTCTATTGGAACAGAAAAAGGTAGCGAGAAATATGGACGATGCGATTGAAACTCTCCAGACATGCTTACGTCTCCTGGACCTTGTTCACCGCATCGACGAAATGGTTCGAGAGGGCAAGTATTGGGGGGCGTTACGG TCACTTGAAGATCTacttcatctccctcccccATCCATCTCACAAACGCCCTTTTACGCACACATTCTTTCCtcgcttccctctctccgcCTTTCTATCAAAGATGCTGTCACGGCCTCGACAAAAACGTGGCTATTCGATGTGCGTGAAAGTAGTGCAAAAGTGGGCAAGCTTGCATTGGAGCAAATGGCActgaggacgaggaaatggagaatgaagcgagaaagggaaggtgGGGTTCGGTTAGCTCGGGTTGGGGGGCCGTTGGAACTGGTGCATAACGAACGAGTCGAAT TCGATGCGCTGGATAATGATGAGATCAAAGTGGATTTCAAGCCCCTTTATCATTGTATACACATCTACGAAGCCCTGGGCCAGAAGCCTGAGCTGCAGCGTAGCTATCAAGAAGATCGAAAG ACGCAAGCGACTCTCATTCTGACTTCTCGATTATCCACGACCCCTTCAACTCTTGTCAacacccttcctcttttgaTGCAGGAGCTAGTGGGCTTTTTTATCATAGAAGCCCATGTGCTCGACACGATGCCTGATTTCCGTACTCAGAGAGATGTGGACGAGCTCTGGGATGAAATGTGCAGGAGGATTGTGGAAGTTATGGGTCAGGGCTTGAAGGGATGCAGCGAGCCTGGAGTGTTCCTGAGTAGTAAGACTGAAGTGTTGCTATTCGTGCAAACTTTGGAG GTGTATGGGTATAATATCACAGAGCTAAACGGCTTACTCATAACTCTCTTTGAACGGTACTCTGAGCTGCTATTGCGCAAATTCGGCGCGGACTTTGACCAG ATTGTGTCGGACGATGACAATCAACCGATGATGGTTAATGACCACGAAGAGTTTGACCAAGTTGCAGGAGTCTGCTGGCTTGCAAAGGGAGAAGCCGAGTCTCTGGCGAT GCAAGGATTCCCTCAACCGATGCCCTTCTCCCAAACGTATCCCATGTGCTGTATCAACATTCGAAATTTTGTGGATCAGTTCTACCAGTTTACAGATGGAGTGGCTCAACAGCATCTCGATGTCGATGAAGTTCTGCGAAGG TCTTTGGATGGTTTACTATCCGACCATGTCAGCAAACAAATTGCAAAGAAACTACAGACTATGCTCAACCTGTCGCAAATTGCGCAAGTAGTCATCAATCTGGAGCATTTTTGCACTGCTTGCAATGAGCTTGAAAGCGTGCTGATGAATCTTCG TATCAGCGCATCACAGCGTGGAGGGCCGATCAAGCTTGCATCCGGTGCCTCGTTCAATTCCACCTTATCAGCAGCACAATCACGTATCGACAGTATCATCAACTCTAAACTCGAATCCTTCTTTGAGCTTGCAGAGTACAATTGGATGCCTGTTCGCCCCCAATCGACGGTGGAAGAGCCAAGCACTTATGTGTTTGAAATGATCACGTTCTTAACGGCATATGTGGATTCGGTGTTAATCGggctgaaggaagaattcAAGACGGGAGCGTATCGAAACGCCTTGATGAGGATCAATCGGTGGTTGATG GATACATTAACGGGTCAAGAGGTTGTCAGATTGAACGAAAGCGCATTGGCGAGTGTACTGGCCGACGTGTCGTTTATCGAGACTGAGATCAAACGGCTTGGTAAATCTGAGCTCGATCACGTCTTTGACGAAGTAAAGCAT ACGATCAACATTATCCTTTCGGATGCCGTTCAGGCGTATATGGAACCTTCGATTCGTTCCATGTCGTATCCCTCTGTCAAACCCCTCAGCCTGGCGATGATCTTGGCCAAACTGAGCAAAGCCGCCTCGTCCCAGGGAGGTCAGGCAAACATGTTCAAGGcggcaaggagaaggggagaagcaGATGAAGTGGCTAGATTGGCGGGTAAGTAG
- a CDS encoding hypothetical protein (Match to EST gb|CF189086.1|CF189086; Similar to gi|13474330|ref|NP_105898.1| NADH dehydrogenase (ubiquinone) 1 alpha subcomplex [Mesorhizobium loti MAFF303099], FASTA scores: opt: 608, E(): 1.4e-30, (40.597% identity (68.060% similar) in 335 aa overlap (17-347:22-325))), translating to MITRRLASTVSVPPETKSPRKIVLVGAGFLGSYVVKALIADPRNRIQIVSRHPQSLHSKLSTLGAQILPPASVDITSPSSTSELRKAFKGASAVVSLAGLLVGNDKQMKALQEDGARRVGEAASEEGVGRVVGVSAIGADLRGVTAYWRTKAKGEDAIREYHPTATIIRPSLLFGPGDSFFSRFATLAKYLPFLPVFGGGITRFQPVYVGDVARAVEICCRDDPIVVSQVAGRIIEAGGPDIFTYREMMELVLRYTHLEGRRAIISLPYWLGSVQGFFLEKLPETMFTVTRDQVKQLRNDNIVSPHPPMFAQNFEDLLKAFPSSAPSSAPPGDAGLKSVYDILPTYLGVGKREEGKRTHGRKSASLDEVKGMGKR from the exons ATGATCACAAGAAGACTCGCATCCACTGTCTCTGTCCCTCCCGAGACCAAGTCTCCTCGCAAGATTGTCCTAGTAGGAGCCGGTTTTCTCG gATCGTACGTCGTCAAAGCCTTGATTGCAGATCCCCGTAACCGAATCCAGATTGTATCTCGTCACCCTCAATCTC TCCATTCCAAACTGTCTACTTTGGGAGCCCAGATCCTCCCCCCCGCCTCGGTGGACATCAcctcgccttcctccacctcggAACTGCGCAAAGCCTTCAAGGGGGCTTCCGCCGTCGTTTCCTTGGCGGGCTTGTTGGTGGGGAACGACAAGCAGATGAAGGCGCTGCAGGAAGATGGGGCGAGGAGGGTTGGGGAAGCTGCTAGTGAGGAAGGTGTAGGCAGGGTGGTTGGCGTGAGTGCCATTGGGGCTGACCTGCGAGGTGTAACTGCCTA TTGGAGGACCAAGGcgaaaggggaagatgcTATACGTGAATACCATCCGACTGCAACAATCATTCGCCCTTCACTCCTCTTCGGTCCCGGcgactctttcttctcg CGCTTTGCAACCTTGGCAAAGTatctccctttcctcccaGTCTTTGGAGGCGGTATCACTCGATTCCA GCCGGTATATGTAGGAGACGTTGCACGGGCGGTCGAGATATGTTGTCGTGACGATCCGATTGTTGTCAGTCAAGTGGCTGGACGTATCATTGAAGCTGGCGGACCGGACATCTTCACTTACCgcgagatgatggagcTCGTGCTTCGCTATACCCACCTTGAAGGTCGTCGAGCGATCATCTCTTTACCCTACTGGCTAGGCAGCGTGCAAGGGTTCTTTCTGGAAAAGTTGCCTGAAACAATGTTCACCGTCACGCGAGATCAAGTGAAGCAGCTACGGAACGATAATATTGTATCGCCCCATCCACCCATGTTTGCTCAGAATTTTGAGGATTTGCTGAAAGCGTTTCCAAGTTCGGCACCGAGCAGTGCGCCCCCTGGGGATGCGGGGTTGAAAAGCGTATACGACATTTTGCCTACTTATTTGGGGgttgggaagagggaggagggtaaGAGGACGCATGGCCGGAAAAGTGCGAGTTTGGACGAGGtgaaggggatggggaagcGGTAG
- a CDS encoding hypothetical protein (Match to EST gb|CF194863.1|CF194863), with the protein MTPPPVLDKAPAKSAQLFPYHLPLSPEWAEYSDWYSQTAMTSAAAGMFIKQPIIVWGAFALAVFGYVNQQPLRQPKDATAPLLVLGMALAGVVGSILPKTMLAPQTQSVPA; encoded by the exons ATGACTCCCCCCCCCGTGCTGGACAAGGCCCCCGCAAAGAGCGCGCAGCTGTTCCCGTACCACCTCCCGCTCTCCCCCGAGTGGGCCGAGTACAGCGACTGGTACAGCCAGACAGCCATGacctccgccgccgccggcATGTTCATCAAGCAGCCCAT CATCGTATGGGGCGCATTCGCCCTCGCCGTCTTCGGCTACGTCAACCAGCAGCCCCTCCGCCAGCCCAAGGATGCCACCGCGcccctcctcgtcctcgg CATGGCCCTCGCAGGTGTCGTCGGCAGCATCCTGCCCAAGACCATGCTCGCCCCGCAGACCCAAAGTGTGCCCGCGTAG
- a CDS encoding hypothetical protein (Similar to gi|46100610|gb|EAK85843.1| hypothetical protein UM04899.1 [Ustilago maydis 521], FASTA scores: opt: 1601, E(): 6.5e-98, (65.479% identity (81.644% similar) in 365 aa overlap (2-364:5-367)); HMMPfam hit to Semialdhyde_dh, Semialdehyde dehydrogenase, NAD binding domain, score: 160.6, E(): 3.3e-45; HMMPfam hit to Semialdhyde_dhC, Semialdehyde dehydrogenase, dimerisation domain, score: 229.8, E(): 4.8e-66), which translates to MSPRPQIKVGVLGATGTVGQRFIELLAAHPYFALHALGASSRSAGQQYARVVRWKLASPIPDAVRHMVVHECRPDAPGFAECGVVFSGLDADVAGDIENAFRAADLVVYSNAKNYRRDPLCPLIVPLVNPSHLSIIPYQREQLGLKKGYIVTNANCSTTGIVVPLAALEKAFGPLDTVIVTTLQAISGAGYPGVSSLDIMDNVVPLISGEEDKIEWETNKILGGVTPDNKAFDLHAPKQINVSATCTRVPVIDGHTGCVSVKFARSPPPSVAEVENAFREYTCDAQHLGVPSAPAQAIVVHDAPDRPQPRLDKNLHNGACVSVGRIRECPVFDIKFVCLIDNVRLGAATSSIINAEIAVEKGLIQ; encoded by the exons ATGTCCCCCCGCCCGCAGATCAAGGTCGGCGTCCTCGGAGCAACCGGCACAGTCGGCCAGCG CTTCATTGAGCTCCTCGCCGCCCACCCCTACTTTGCCCTCCACGCCCTCGGCGCCTCCTCCAGGTCCGCAGGGCAGCAGTACGCCCGTGTCGTCCGCTGGAAGCTCGCGAGCCCCATCCCAGACGCCGTCCGCCACATGGTCGTCCACGAGTGCAGGCCGGACGCCCCCGGCTTCGCCGAATGTGGCGTCGTCTTCAGCGGCCTCGACGCCGACGTCGCGGGCGATATCG AAAACGCATTCAGAGCGGCCGACCTCGTCGTGTACTCGAACGCGAAAAACTACCGCAGAGACCCGCTGTGCCCGCTCATCGTCCCCCTCGTCAACCCGTCCCacctctccatcatcccctACCAGCGCGAACAGCTCGGCCTCAAAAAGGGCTACATTGTCACCAACGCCAACTGCTCCACCACCGGCATCGTCGTCCCCCTCGCCGCCCTCGAAAAGGCCTTTGGGCCCCTCGACACCGTCATCGTCACCACCCTCCAGGCCATCTCTGGCGCAGGCTACCCCGGCGTAAGCAGCTTGGATATCATGGACAACGTCGTCCCCCTCATCAgtggcgaagaagacaagatCGAATGGGAGACCAACAAGATCCTCGGCGGCGTCACGCCCGACAACAAGGCGTTCGACCTCCACGCGCCCAAACAGATCAACGTCTCCGCCACATGCACCCGTGTCCCCGTCATCGACGGCCATACCGGATGCGTCTCTGTCAAGTTTGCCAGATCGCCCCCGCCCTCCGTCGCAGAGGTCGAAAACGCTTTCAGAGAATACACATGCGACGCGCAGCACCTTGGCGTCCCCTCCGCCCCAGCCCAGGCCATCGTCGTCCACGATGCGCCAGACAGGCCGCAGCCCAGGCTCGATAAAAACCTCCACAACGGTGCCTGTGTGAGCGTCGGCAGGATCAGAGAGTGTCCCGTCTTTGACATCAAGTTTGTCTGCTTGATCGATAATGTCAGACTGGGTGCCGCTACGTCTTCAATCATCAATGCCGAGATTGCGGTCGAGAAGGGTTTGATCCAGTAG